The Cryptomeria japonica chromosome 6, Sugi_1.0, whole genome shotgun sequence genomic interval ATCACTACATCTTTCTTCCAATTTCTGTGAATCTCTCCATACATTTGCCAGTGCATCGCAATCGCGACCAGAAGTGAACCGTTTCATTCGCCCGAGCGAGGGAGAATTCTTTAAATCCGCCTCTGGAGACTCACAAAAGTACGCCGTTTCCGTCACTTTCTTGCTGGAGAAAAAACTTTTCAGCTTGGAAAGCTTTGCGCCGCGAGGCCCCAATTCTAGGGTTTTCATTTGTGACGGCAGCGGGGGTCGATCCTGAGACTTCCTTTGCCTGTGCTTTTCCTTGCAGGcctgtttcttcttcttcacttgtCCAATACACGACACCTTGGGAGACGTAGGCTCCTGAGGTTCGAACCCGTGGTCATTCTTCTTTTCCATGGCTTCCCTAGGAATTAAAGAAATCTGACATTTGATGCCACCTGGTCTATTAGTCCTACAAGCAAAGTCTCTGCCTGGACTGAGTGGAACCATCTGATACGCAGATATAATAGACGCCGTTTTCGGCATACAGGCCAGCACGG includes:
- the LOC131052845 gene encoding uncharacterized protein At1g76070, with the translated sequence MEMSAGSSKIFEKDQKKKFKDSDELHLRSGYLKAVQRAGSNPVLACMPKTASIISAYQMVPLSPGRDFACRTNRPGGIKCQISLIPREAMEKKNDHGFEPQEPTSPKVSCIGQVKKKKQACKEKHRQRKSQDRPPLPSQMKTLELGPRGAKLSKLKSFFSSKKVTETAYFCESPEADLKNSPSLGRMKRFTSGRDCDALANVWRDSQKLEERCSDETNDAKISPLVLYSGPLIIESKDQKPKPEINLWKRRSVAPPMALNLCTSNGLETRLPLTT